One genomic segment of Rivularia sp. PCC 7116 includes these proteins:
- a CDS encoding DOMON-like domain-containing protein: MRSHTFSLQPFKPVNIDLQITGEVARENHILTVHYILKGDLNKIELPPTEKNPNRKDGLWETTCFEFFLGRHYSSHYWEFNLSPGGDWNVYRFEDYRKTMELENSVHSLPFNVLRDSNALFLGLELDLHELDTTVNENFDISITTVIKQKDGDISYWAVEHCGKEADFHLRDSFLFYV; this comes from the coding sequence ATGAGAAGTCATACTTTTTCTTTGCAGCCATTCAAGCCTGTAAATATTGATTTGCAAATTACAGGTGAAGTTGCCAGAGAAAATCATATCTTAACCGTTCACTATATACTCAAAGGTGATTTAAATAAAATAGAACTTCCTCCGACAGAAAAAAATCCCAATCGTAAAGATGGGCTTTGGGAAACAACATGTTTCGAGTTTTTTCTGGGAAGGCATTATTCTAGTCATTATTGGGAATTTAATCTTTCTCCAGGTGGAGATTGGAACGTTTATCGATTTGAAGATTATCGAAAAACAATGGAATTAGAAAATTCAGTTCATTCGCTGCCATTTAATGTTTTGCGAGATTCTAATGCTTTGTTTTTAGGATTAGAATTAGACTTACATGAATTAGATACTACCGTGAATGAAAACTTTGATATTTCTATTACCACTGTGATTAAACAGAAAGATGGAGATATCAGCTACTGGGCTGTGGAACATTGTG